A genomic window from Phoenix dactylifera cultivar Barhee BC4 chromosome 7, palm_55x_up_171113_PBpolish2nd_filt_p, whole genome shotgun sequence includes:
- the LOC103707060 gene encoding uncharacterized protein LOC103707060 isoform X3: MGEAGSEHILDLSRSCSDLSTVHNMCLSSTSKRDGYVYKRRKLHRNSIAILTEENRTTKTKENVSNHSCMSSEDFQLTLHKDDLGCTPIISFCGCSRDVSLNGDLLICEQHHVQKSINVLSSQIESVPNSGTHDICSIRESEMPAKASIGNLCKPVLGHYYSINDRSSSSKSNTELCSAFMKTEVEDPDAGECSSSDIALVEPWGEFTSARDLCISLLKSHGLLGSAWAASGSASLEVPYDNDDKFSQTCKICGLLENPKKMLICDLCEQAYHLSCCNTRVKKLPVDEWYCQPCFRKKPKPLTGKPFNAEGKISGYRKRMSYGDLGSISFMLTDTKPYTSGVRIGKDFQAEVPDWCGPVANDHDYFDAPSEIDPGEFSNPNEWNGNKTYKRSSIGNWIQCRGVVDTGGTKEEIICGKWRRAPLYVVQTDDWDCSCSVLWDPVHADCAVPQELETDEILKHLKYMKMLRPCPAEKNGNHVKPK, translated from the exons ATGGGCGAAGCGGGTTCCGAGCATATCTTGG ATTTGTCGAGAAGCTGCTCAGATTTATCAACTGTCCACAACATGTGTCTAAGTTCTACATCTAAGAGGGATGGCTATGTGTACAAGAGAAGGAAGTTGCATAGGAACTCTATTGCTATCCTGACAGAAGAAAACAGAAccacaaaaacaaaagaaaatgttaGTAATCATTCTTGCATGAGTTCTGAAGATTTCCAGTTGACCTTGCATAAGGATGATCTTGGATGCACTCCGATCATCTCATTTTGTGGTTGTTCCAGAGACGTATCGCTTAATGGAGATCTATTGATTTGTGAACAGCACCATGTACAGAAGTCCATAAATGTACTTAGCTCCCAGATTGAGTCTGTTCCGAACTCTGGGACCCATGATATATGTTCTATTAGAGAATCTGAAATGCCTGCAAAAGCTTCTATTGGTAATCTTTGCAAACCTGTATTGGGGCACTACTACAGCATAAATGATAGGTCTTCATCATCAAAATCTAATACAGAACTTTGCTCGGCTTTCATGAAGACAGAAGTAGAGGATCCTGATGCTGGGGAGTGTTCGTCATCTGACATTGCCCTCGTAGAACCATGGGGAGAATTCACATCAGCAAGGGACCTCTGCATATCTCTGCTCAAAAGCCATGGACTCCTTGGAAGTGCATGGGCTGCCAGTGGATCTGCTTCTTTAGAAGTCCCGTATGATAATGATGACAAGTTTTCTCAGACTTGTAAAATATGTGGGCTTTTGGAAAACCCAAAGAAGATGCTAATTTGTGACCTTTGTGAACAAGCATATCATTTGTCTTGTTGCAACACTAGAGTAAAGAAGCTGCCAGTTGATGAATGGTATTGTCAACCTTGTTTTAGAAAGAAACCAAAGCCGCTGACAGGAAAACCATTCAATGCTGAGGGTAAAATTTCTGGGTATAGGAAACGGATGTCTTATGGAGATCTGGGTTCTATATCATTCATGTTGACAGACACTAAGCCATATACATCTGGGGTTCGTATTGGTAAAGATTTTCAAGCAGAAGTTCCAGACTGGTGTGGTCCCGTTGCCAA TGATCATGATTATTTTGATGCACCCTCTGAAATAGATCCTGGTGAATTTTCTAATCCAAAT GAGTGGAATGGTAACAAGACATACAAAAGAAGTAGCATTGGTAATTGGATTCAATGTCGGGGGGTGGTTGATACTGGTGGAACCAAGGAGGAGATTATTTGTGGAAAGTGGCGCAG AGCACCTCTTTATGTAGTTCAAACTGATGATTGGGATTGTTCATGTTCTGTTCTTTGGGATCCAGTCCATGCTGATTGTGCTGTTCCTCAG GAGCTGGAAACTGATGAAATTCTGAAGCATCTCAAATATATGAAAATG CTGAGGCCTTGTCCGGCTGAAAAAAACGGAAACCACGTCAAGCCCAAGTAA
- the LOC103707060 gene encoding uncharacterized protein LOC103707060 isoform X1, with protein MSPNYDEFPWDSCRKSISSEEEECKSSNTDVVDLSRSCSDLSTVHNMCLSSTSKRDGYVYKRRKLHRNSIAILTEENRTTKTKENVSNHSCMSSEDFQLTLHKDDLGCTPIISFCGCSRDVSLNGDLLICEQHHVQKSINVLSSQIESVPNSGTHDICSIRESEMPAKASIGNLCKPVLGHYYSINDRSSSSKSNTELCSAFMKTEVEDPDAGECSSSDIALVEPWGEFTSARDLCISLLKSHGLLGSAWAASGSASLEVPYDNDDKFSQTCKICGLLENPKKMLICDLCEQAYHLSCCNTRVKKLPVDEWYCQPCFRKKPKPLTGKPFNAEGKISGYRKRMSYGDLGSISFMLTDTKPYTSGVRIGKDFQAEVPDWCGPVANDHDYFDAPSEIDPGEFSNPNEWNGNKTYKRSSIGNWIQCRGVVDTGGTKEEIICGKWRRAPLYVVQTDDWDCSCSVLWDPVHADCAVPQELETDEILKHLKYMKMLRPCPAEKNGNHVKPK; from the exons ATGTCTCCAAATTATGATGAATTCCCTTGGGATAGCTGTAGAAAATCCATTTCTTCTGAGGAGGAAGAATGCAAATCATCTAATACTGATGTTGTAGATTTGTCGAGAAGCTGCTCAGATTTATCAACTGTCCACAACATGTGTCTAAGTTCTACATCTAAGAGGGATGGCTATGTGTACAAGAGAAGGAAGTTGCATAGGAACTCTATTGCTATCCTGACAGAAGAAAACAGAAccacaaaaacaaaagaaaatgttaGTAATCATTCTTGCATGAGTTCTGAAGATTTCCAGTTGACCTTGCATAAGGATGATCTTGGATGCACTCCGATCATCTCATTTTGTGGTTGTTCCAGAGACGTATCGCTTAATGGAGATCTATTGATTTGTGAACAGCACCATGTACAGAAGTCCATAAATGTACTTAGCTCCCAGATTGAGTCTGTTCCGAACTCTGGGACCCATGATATATGTTCTATTAGAGAATCTGAAATGCCTGCAAAAGCTTCTATTGGTAATCTTTGCAAACCTGTATTGGGGCACTACTACAGCATAAATGATAGGTCTTCATCATCAAAATCTAATACAGAACTTTGCTCGGCTTTCATGAAGACAGAAGTAGAGGATCCTGATGCTGGGGAGTGTTCGTCATCTGACATTGCCCTCGTAGAACCATGGGGAGAATTCACATCAGCAAGGGACCTCTGCATATCTCTGCTCAAAAGCCATGGACTCCTTGGAAGTGCATGGGCTGCCAGTGGATCTGCTTCTTTAGAAGTCCCGTATGATAATGATGACAAGTTTTCTCAGACTTGTAAAATATGTGGGCTTTTGGAAAACCCAAAGAAGATGCTAATTTGTGACCTTTGTGAACAAGCATATCATTTGTCTTGTTGCAACACTAGAGTAAAGAAGCTGCCAGTTGATGAATGGTATTGTCAACCTTGTTTTAGAAAGAAACCAAAGCCGCTGACAGGAAAACCATTCAATGCTGAGGGTAAAATTTCTGGGTATAGGAAACGGATGTCTTATGGAGATCTGGGTTCTATATCATTCATGTTGACAGACACTAAGCCATATACATCTGGGGTTCGTATTGGTAAAGATTTTCAAGCAGAAGTTCCAGACTGGTGTGGTCCCGTTGCCAA TGATCATGATTATTTTGATGCACCCTCTGAAATAGATCCTGGTGAATTTTCTAATCCAAAT GAGTGGAATGGTAACAAGACATACAAAAGAAGTAGCATTGGTAATTGGATTCAATGTCGGGGGGTGGTTGATACTGGTGGAACCAAGGAGGAGATTATTTGTGGAAAGTGGCGCAG AGCACCTCTTTATGTAGTTCAAACTGATGATTGGGATTGTTCATGTTCTGTTCTTTGGGATCCAGTCCATGCTGATTGTGCTGTTCCTCAG GAGCTGGAAACTGATGAAATTCTGAAGCATCTCAAATATATGAAAATG CTGAGGCCTTGTCCGGCTGAAAAAAACGGAAACCACGTCAAGCCCAAGTAA
- the LOC103707060 gene encoding uncharacterized protein LOC103707060 isoform X5 translates to MCLSSTSKRDGYVYKRRKLHRNSIAILTEENRTTKTKENVSNHSCMSSEDFQLTLHKDDLGCTPIISFCGCSRDVSLNGDLLICEQHHVQKSINVLSSQIESVPNSGTHDICSIRESEMPAKASIGNLCKPVLGHYYSINDRSSSSKSNTELCSAFMKTEVEDPDAGECSSSDIALVEPWGEFTSARDLCISLLKSHGLLGSAWAASGSASLEVPYDNDDKFSQTCKICGLLENPKKMLICDLCEQAYHLSCCNTRVKKLPVDEWYCQPCFRKKPKPLTGKPFNAEGKISGYRKRMSYGDLGSISFMLTDTKPYTSGVRIGKDFQAEVPDWCGPVANDHDYFDAPSEIDPGEFSNPNEWNGNKTYKRSSIGNWIQCRGVVDTGGTKEEIICGKWRRAPLYVVQTDDWDCSCSVLWDPVHADCAVPQELETDEILKHLKYMKMLRPCPAEKNGNHVKPK, encoded by the exons ATGTGTCTAAGTTCTACATCTAAGAGGGATGGCTATGTGTACAAGAGAAGGAAGTTGCATAGGAACTCTATTGCTATCCTGACAGAAGAAAACAGAAccacaaaaacaaaagaaaatgttaGTAATCATTCTTGCATGAGTTCTGAAGATTTCCAGTTGACCTTGCATAAGGATGATCTTGGATGCACTCCGATCATCTCATTTTGTGGTTGTTCCAGAGACGTATCGCTTAATGGAGATCTATTGATTTGTGAACAGCACCATGTACAGAAGTCCATAAATGTACTTAGCTCCCAGATTGAGTCTGTTCCGAACTCTGGGACCCATGATATATGTTCTATTAGAGAATCTGAAATGCCTGCAAAAGCTTCTATTGGTAATCTTTGCAAACCTGTATTGGGGCACTACTACAGCATAAATGATAGGTCTTCATCATCAAAATCTAATACAGAACTTTGCTCGGCTTTCATGAAGACAGAAGTAGAGGATCCTGATGCTGGGGAGTGTTCGTCATCTGACATTGCCCTCGTAGAACCATGGGGAGAATTCACATCAGCAAGGGACCTCTGCATATCTCTGCTCAAAAGCCATGGACTCCTTGGAAGTGCATGGGCTGCCAGTGGATCTGCTTCTTTAGAAGTCCCGTATGATAATGATGACAAGTTTTCTCAGACTTGTAAAATATGTGGGCTTTTGGAAAACCCAAAGAAGATGCTAATTTGTGACCTTTGTGAACAAGCATATCATTTGTCTTGTTGCAACACTAGAGTAAAGAAGCTGCCAGTTGATGAATGGTATTGTCAACCTTGTTTTAGAAAGAAACCAAAGCCGCTGACAGGAAAACCATTCAATGCTGAGGGTAAAATTTCTGGGTATAGGAAACGGATGTCTTATGGAGATCTGGGTTCTATATCATTCATGTTGACAGACACTAAGCCATATACATCTGGGGTTCGTATTGGTAAAGATTTTCAAGCAGAAGTTCCAGACTGGTGTGGTCCCGTTGCCAA TGATCATGATTATTTTGATGCACCCTCTGAAATAGATCCTGGTGAATTTTCTAATCCAAAT GAGTGGAATGGTAACAAGACATACAAAAGAAGTAGCATTGGTAATTGGATTCAATGTCGGGGGGTGGTTGATACTGGTGGAACCAAGGAGGAGATTATTTGTGGAAAGTGGCGCAG AGCACCTCTTTATGTAGTTCAAACTGATGATTGGGATTGTTCATGTTCTGTTCTTTGGGATCCAGTCCATGCTGATTGTGCTGTTCCTCAG GAGCTGGAAACTGATGAAATTCTGAAGCATCTCAAATATATGAAAATG CTGAGGCCTTGTCCGGCTGAAAAAAACGGAAACCACGTCAAGCCCAAGTAA
- the LOC103707060 gene encoding uncharacterized protein LOC103707060 isoform X4, translated as MSPNYDEFPWDSCRKSISSEEEECKSSNTDVVDLSRSCSDLSTVHNMCLSSTSKRDGYVYKRRKLHRNSIAILTEENRTTKTKENVSNHSCMSSEDFQLTLHKDDLGCTPIISFCGCSRDVSLNGDLLICEQHHVQKSINVLSSQIESVPNSGTHDICSIRESEMPAKASIEVEDPDAGECSSSDIALVEPWGEFTSARDLCISLLKSHGLLGSAWAASGSASLEVPYDNDDKFSQTCKICGLLENPKKMLICDLCEQAYHLSCCNTRVKKLPVDEWYCQPCFRKKPKPLTGKPFNAEGKISGYRKRMSYGDLGSISFMLTDTKPYTSGVRIGKDFQAEVPDWCGPVANDHDYFDAPSEIDPGEFSNPNEWNGNKTYKRSSIGNWIQCRGVVDTGGTKEEIICGKWRRAPLYVVQTDDWDCSCSVLWDPVHADCAVPQELETDEILKHLKYMKMLRPCPAEKNGNHVKPK; from the exons ATGTCTCCAAATTATGATGAATTCCCTTGGGATAGCTGTAGAAAATCCATTTCTTCTGAGGAGGAAGAATGCAAATCATCTAATACTGATGTTGTAGATTTGTCGAGAAGCTGCTCAGATTTATCAACTGTCCACAACATGTGTCTAAGTTCTACATCTAAGAGGGATGGCTATGTGTACAAGAGAAGGAAGTTGCATAGGAACTCTATTGCTATCCTGACAGAAGAAAACAGAAccacaaaaacaaaagaaaatgttaGTAATCATTCTTGCATGAGTTCTGAAGATTTCCAGTTGACCTTGCATAAGGATGATCTTGGATGCACTCCGATCATCTCATTTTGTGGTTGTTCCAGAGACGTATCGCTTAATGGAGATCTATTGATTTGTGAACAGCACCATGTACAGAAGTCCATAAATGTACTTAGCTCCCAGATTGAGTCTGTTCCGAACTCTGGGACCCATGATATATGTTCTATTAGAGAATCTGAAATGCCTGCAAAAGCTTCTATTG AAGTAGAGGATCCTGATGCTGGGGAGTGTTCGTCATCTGACATTGCCCTCGTAGAACCATGGGGAGAATTCACATCAGCAAGGGACCTCTGCATATCTCTGCTCAAAAGCCATGGACTCCTTGGAAGTGCATGGGCTGCCAGTGGATCTGCTTCTTTAGAAGTCCCGTATGATAATGATGACAAGTTTTCTCAGACTTGTAAAATATGTGGGCTTTTGGAAAACCCAAAGAAGATGCTAATTTGTGACCTTTGTGAACAAGCATATCATTTGTCTTGTTGCAACACTAGAGTAAAGAAGCTGCCAGTTGATGAATGGTATTGTCAACCTTGTTTTAGAAAGAAACCAAAGCCGCTGACAGGAAAACCATTCAATGCTGAGGGTAAAATTTCTGGGTATAGGAAACGGATGTCTTATGGAGATCTGGGTTCTATATCATTCATGTTGACAGACACTAAGCCATATACATCTGGGGTTCGTATTGGTAAAGATTTTCAAGCAGAAGTTCCAGACTGGTGTGGTCCCGTTGCCAA TGATCATGATTATTTTGATGCACCCTCTGAAATAGATCCTGGTGAATTTTCTAATCCAAAT GAGTGGAATGGTAACAAGACATACAAAAGAAGTAGCATTGGTAATTGGATTCAATGTCGGGGGGTGGTTGATACTGGTGGAACCAAGGAGGAGATTATTTGTGGAAAGTGGCGCAG AGCACCTCTTTATGTAGTTCAAACTGATGATTGGGATTGTTCATGTTCTGTTCTTTGGGATCCAGTCCATGCTGATTGTGCTGTTCCTCAG GAGCTGGAAACTGATGAAATTCTGAAGCATCTCAAATATATGAAAATG CTGAGGCCTTGTCCGGCTGAAAAAAACGGAAACCACGTCAAGCCCAAGTAA
- the LOC103707060 gene encoding uncharacterized protein LOC103707060 isoform X2 → MSPNYDEFPWDSCRKSISSEEEECKSSNTDVVDLSRSCSDLSTVHNMCLSSTSKRDGYVYKRRKLHRNSIAILTEENRTTKTKENVSNHSCMSSEDFQLTLHKDDLGCTPIISFCGCSRDVSLNGDLLICEQHHVQKSINVLSSQIESVPNSGTHDICSIRESEMPAKASIGNLCKPVLGHYYSINDRSSSSKSNTELCSAFMKTEVEDPDAGECSSSDIALVEPWGEFTSARDLCISLLKSHGLLGSAWAASGSASLEVPYDNDDKFSQTCKICGLLENPKKMLICDLCEQAYHLSCCNTRVKKLPVDEWYCQPCFRKKPKPLTGKPFNAEGKISGYRKRMSYGDLGSISFMLTDTKPYTSGVRIGKDFQAEVPDWCGPVANDHDYFDAPSEIDPGEFSNPNEWNGNKTYKRSSIGNWIQCRGVVDTGGTKEEIICGKWRRAPLYVVQTDDWDCSCSVLWDPVHADCAVPQLRPCPAEKNGNHVKPK, encoded by the exons ATGTCTCCAAATTATGATGAATTCCCTTGGGATAGCTGTAGAAAATCCATTTCTTCTGAGGAGGAAGAATGCAAATCATCTAATACTGATGTTGTAGATTTGTCGAGAAGCTGCTCAGATTTATCAACTGTCCACAACATGTGTCTAAGTTCTACATCTAAGAGGGATGGCTATGTGTACAAGAGAAGGAAGTTGCATAGGAACTCTATTGCTATCCTGACAGAAGAAAACAGAAccacaaaaacaaaagaaaatgttaGTAATCATTCTTGCATGAGTTCTGAAGATTTCCAGTTGACCTTGCATAAGGATGATCTTGGATGCACTCCGATCATCTCATTTTGTGGTTGTTCCAGAGACGTATCGCTTAATGGAGATCTATTGATTTGTGAACAGCACCATGTACAGAAGTCCATAAATGTACTTAGCTCCCAGATTGAGTCTGTTCCGAACTCTGGGACCCATGATATATGTTCTATTAGAGAATCTGAAATGCCTGCAAAAGCTTCTATTGGTAATCTTTGCAAACCTGTATTGGGGCACTACTACAGCATAAATGATAGGTCTTCATCATCAAAATCTAATACAGAACTTTGCTCGGCTTTCATGAAGACAGAAGTAGAGGATCCTGATGCTGGGGAGTGTTCGTCATCTGACATTGCCCTCGTAGAACCATGGGGAGAATTCACATCAGCAAGGGACCTCTGCATATCTCTGCTCAAAAGCCATGGACTCCTTGGAAGTGCATGGGCTGCCAGTGGATCTGCTTCTTTAGAAGTCCCGTATGATAATGATGACAAGTTTTCTCAGACTTGTAAAATATGTGGGCTTTTGGAAAACCCAAAGAAGATGCTAATTTGTGACCTTTGTGAACAAGCATATCATTTGTCTTGTTGCAACACTAGAGTAAAGAAGCTGCCAGTTGATGAATGGTATTGTCAACCTTGTTTTAGAAAGAAACCAAAGCCGCTGACAGGAAAACCATTCAATGCTGAGGGTAAAATTTCTGGGTATAGGAAACGGATGTCTTATGGAGATCTGGGTTCTATATCATTCATGTTGACAGACACTAAGCCATATACATCTGGGGTTCGTATTGGTAAAGATTTTCAAGCAGAAGTTCCAGACTGGTGTGGTCCCGTTGCCAA TGATCATGATTATTTTGATGCACCCTCTGAAATAGATCCTGGTGAATTTTCTAATCCAAAT GAGTGGAATGGTAACAAGACATACAAAAGAAGTAGCATTGGTAATTGGATTCAATGTCGGGGGGTGGTTGATACTGGTGGAACCAAGGAGGAGATTATTTGTGGAAAGTGGCGCAG AGCACCTCTTTATGTAGTTCAAACTGATGATTGGGATTGTTCATGTTCTGTTCTTTGGGATCCAGTCCATGCTGATTGTGCTGTTCCTCAG CTGAGGCCTTGTCCGGCTGAAAAAAACGGAAACCACGTCAAGCCCAAGTAA